One window from the genome of Helicobacter pylori encodes:
- a CDS encoding zinc ribbon domain-containing protein, whose translation MNTHLKQLIEISHLDKEIDSLEPLIREKRKDLDKALNDKEAKNKAILNLEEEKLALKLQVSKNEQTLQDTNAKIASIQKKMSEIKSERELRSLNIEEDIAKERSNQANREIENLQNEIKHKSEKQEDLKKEMLELEKLALELENLVENEVKNIKETQQIIFKKKEELVEKTEPKIYSFYERIRRWAKNTSIVMIKKQACGGCFIRLNDKIYTEVLTSGDMITCPYCGRILYAEGAYENSTQPPKESQPKESQEESQELV comes from the coding sequence ATGAACACCCACCTCAAACAATTGATTGAAATTTCGCATTTGGATAAAGAAATTGACTCTTTAGAGCCGTTGATCAGAGAAAAACGAAAAGACTTGGATAAGGCCTTGAATGATAAAGAAGCTAAAAATAAAGCGATTTTGAATTTAGAAGAAGAAAAATTAGCCCTAAAATTACAGGTTTCTAAAAACGAGCAAACCTTACAAGACACGAACGCTAAAATCGCCAGTATCCAAAAGAAAATGAGCGAGATCAAATCCGAAAGGGAATTGCGTTCTTTAAACATTGAAGAAGATATTGCTAAAGAGCGATCCAACCAAGCCAACAGAGAAATTGAAAACCTGCAAAATGAAATCAAGCACAAAAGCGAAAAACAAGAGGATTTGAAAAAAGAAATGCTAGAGCTTGAAAAATTAGCACTGGAATTGGAAAACTTAGTGGAAAACGAAGTCAAAAATATCAAAGAAACCCAACAGATCATCTTTAAAAAGAAAGAAGAACTCGTGGAAAAAACCGAGCCTAAAATCTATAGCTTTTATGAAAGGATCAGAAGATGGGCGAAAAACACGAGCATTGTAATGATCAAAAAACAGGCTTGTGGGGGTTGTTTTATTCGGTTGAACGATAAGATTTATACTGAAGTGCTAACGAGTGGGGATATGATCACTTGCCCGTATTGCGGGCGTATTTTATACGCTGAGGGCGCGTATGAAAACAGCACTCAACCTCCAAAAGAAAGCCAACCAAAAGAAAGTCAAGAAGAAAGCCAAGAATTAGTTTGA
- a CDS encoding Nif3-like dinuclear metal center hexameric protein, with product MALVKEVLGVLNRLSPFELQELWDNSGLNVGSENHEFSQIIACLEITLQIALNAPQNALIITHHPLIFKPLKTLNDEAYPGNILKILIQKNISVISMHTNFDKTHLNKHFASVLLGFDGLMEKGLMLVKENANMEFDALVKKIKSSLGVGQLACVKSSPIIKDVAFVCGSGASMFSSLKAQSCLVTGDVKYHDAMIAQSLGISLIDATHYYSERGFALIVAEILHSFNYLVTIENFKNPLQII from the coding sequence ATGGCGTTAGTCAAGGAAGTGTTGGGAGTTTTGAATCGCCTTTCGCCTTTTGAACTCCAAGAATTGTGGGATAATAGTGGGTTGAATGTGGGGAGTGAAAACCATGAATTTAGCCAAATTATCGCATGCTTAGAAATCACGCTTCAAATCGCTCTAAACGCGCCACAAAACGCCCTAATCATCACGCACCACCCTTTAATTTTCAAGCCCTTAAAAACGCTTAATGATGAGGCTTATCCGGGGAATATTTTAAAAATCTTAATCCAAAAAAACATTTCAGTCATCAGCATGCACACGAATTTTGACAAAACGCATTTAAACAAGCATTTTGCTAGTGTGCTTTTAGGGTTTGATGGCTTGATGGAAAAAGGCCTTATGTTAGTGAAAGAAAACGCTAATATGGAATTTGATGCGTTGGTGAAAAAAATCAAATCTTCTTTAGGGGTGGGACAATTAGCATGCGTCAAAAGTTCTCCAATCATTAAAGATGTAGCGTTTGTGTGCGGATCGGGGGCGTCCATGTTCTCTTCTTTAAAAGCGCAAAGCTGTTTAGTTACAGGCGATGTGAAATACCATGACGCTATGATCGCTCAATCTTTAGGGATAAGCTTGATTGACGCCACGCATTATTATAGCGAAAGGGGTTTTGCGCTGATTGTGGCTGAAATTTTGCATTCTTTTAATTATTTGGTTACAATAGAGAATTTTAAAAACCCCTTGCAAATCATTTAA
- the glyQ gene encoding glycine--tRNA ligase subunit alpha — MQDFSSLLLKLQEYWKDQGCLVIQPYDIPAGAGTFHPATLLRSLDKKPWNVAYVAPSRRPTDGRYGENPNRLGSYYQFQVVIKPSPSNIQELYLKSLEVLGINLNEHDIRFVEDNWESPTLGAWGLGWEVWLDGMEVTQFTYFQQVGGIACSPIPVEITYGLERLAMYVQKVENILEIEWAKNNHDSVRYAQVHLESEYEFSKYHFEIASVTRLLEMFKNAQAEALHCLENKLPLPAYDFVMLCSHFFNILDAKKAISVAERQNYILQIRDLAKGCAILYKEQEEEREERLKNALTKA, encoded by the coding sequence ATGCAAGATTTTTCAAGTTTATTATTAAAATTACAAGAGTATTGGAAAGATCAAGGCTGTTTGGTGATCCAGCCTTATGATATTCCTGCAGGAGCTGGGACATTCCACCCGGCCACGCTTTTAAGGAGTTTGGATAAAAAGCCGTGGAATGTGGCGTATGTCGCGCCCTCTAGAAGGCCTACTGATGGGCGCTATGGGGAAAATCCTAACCGCTTGGGGAGTTACTATCAATTTCAGGTGGTCATCAAGCCCAGCCCTTCTAATATCCAAGAATTGTATTTAAAAAGCTTAGAAGTGTTAGGGATAAACCTTAATGAGCATGATATACGATTTGTAGAAGACAATTGGGAGAGTCCGACTTTAGGGGCATGGGGGCTTGGCTGGGAAGTGTGGCTTGATGGCATGGAGGTTACGCAATTCACTTATTTCCAGCAAGTGGGGGGCATTGCTTGTAGTCCTATTCCGGTGGAGATCACTTACGGCTTAGAAAGATTGGCGATGTATGTCCAAAAAGTGGAAAATATCCTAGAGATTGAATGGGCTAAAAACAATCATGACAGCGTGCGTTACGCGCAAGTGCATTTAGAAAGCGAATACGAATTCAGCAAATATCATTTTGAAATAGCGAGCGTAACAAGGCTATTAGAAATGTTTAAAAACGCCCAAGCCGAAGCCTTGCATTGCTTGGAAAACAAACTCCCCTTACCGGCTTATGATTTCGTGATGCTATGCTCACATTTTTTCAATATTTTAGACGCCAAAAAAGCGATTTCGGTGGCTGAAAGGCAAAATTATATTTTACAAATCAGGGATTTAGCCAAAGGGTGTGCCATTCTTTATAAAGAGCAAGAAGAAGAAAGAGAAGAGCGCCTAAAAAACGCTTTAACAAAGGCTTAA
- a CDS encoding NAD(P)H-dependent glycerol-3-phosphate dehydrogenase yields MEIAVFGGGAWGRALAFAFGEKNEVKIISRRDLNEPLKKLNDALISKGSAPIEQVDLQRGLKAALYVIAISVQHLREWFQNASLPKNAKVLIASKGIEVLNKAFVSEIAKDFIDPNSLCFLAGPSFAAEIIQGLPCALVIHSNNQALALEFANKTPSFIRAYAQQDIIGGEIAGAYKNVIAIAGGVCDGLKLGNSAKASLLSRGLVEMQRFGAFFGGKTETFLGLSGAGDLFLTANSILSRNYRVGLGLAQNKPLEVVLEELGEVAEGVKTTNAIVEIARKYGIYTPIASELALLLKGKSVLESMNDLIRRA; encoded by the coding sequence ATGGAAATTGCAGTATTTGGTGGCGGGGCGTGGGGGAGGGCTTTAGCCTTTGCTTTTGGAGAAAAGAATGAAGTCAAAATCATTTCAAGGCGCGATCTAAACGAGCCGCTAAAAAAACTCAATGACGCCTTGATTTCTAAAGGTTCTGCCCCCATAGAGCAAGTGGATTTACAAAGAGGCTTAAAAGCGGCGCTCTATGTCATCGCTATTAGCGTGCAGCACTTGAGGGAATGGTTTCAAAACGCTTCTTTACCCAAAAACGCTAAGGTTTTAATCGCTTCTAAAGGGATAGAGGTTTTAAATAAGGCGTTTGTGAGCGAGATCGCAAAGGATTTTATCGATCCTAATTCTTTGTGTTTTTTAGCGGGCCCGAGTTTTGCGGCTGAAATCATTCAAGGCTTGCCTTGTGCGCTAGTCATTCATTCCAATAATCAGGCTTTAGCGCTAGAATTTGCCAATAAAACCCCCTCTTTTATCAGAGCCTACGCCCAACAAGACATCATAGGGGGTGAAATCGCCGGGGCGTATAAAAATGTGATAGCCATTGCTGGGGGGGTTTGTGATGGCTTGAAATTAGGTAATAGCGCTAAAGCGAGTTTATTATCTAGGGGTTTAGTGGAAATGCAACGCTTTGGGGCGTTCTTTGGGGGCAAGACAGAGACTTTTTTAGGGCTTTCTGGGGCTGGGGATTTGTTTTTAACCGCTAATTCTATTTTATCTAGGAATTATCGTGTGGGCTTGGGACTAGCCCAAAACAAGCCTTTAGAGGTGGTTTTAGAAGAATTGGGCGAAGTGGCTGAAGGGGTGAAAACGACCAACGCCATTGTGGAAATCGCTAGAAAATACGGCATTTATACGCCCATTGCGAGCGAATTAGCCTTGCTTTTAAAGGGTAAGAGTGTGCTAGAGAGCATGAACGATTTGATCAGACGCGCTTAA
- the acpP gene encoding acyl carrier protein yields the protein MSVNFFKGIFNDNSRAENHHNTESLKERYDLIARILNAKMENEGLEEYQSILDNEFLEFASGVDSLKEKEIALLTLQEIKKELQLVASYPSLFQKTIVAVGGGFSAGKSTFLNNLLGLKLKLPEDIDPTTAIPTYCLKGKREVLMGFSQNGGMVELPHLAFDHQFLKSLGFNLKEIMPFMLLSAPSVPFEFLCFIDTPGYNPSNQGYTGGDKEASKESLKHAKHILWLVSCERGGIESDDLEFLQELYEEGKQVFIVLSRADRRTKSQLEVVAKQIKETLENNGIEFLGIGAYSATRHLEIKEFSEKSKVFNSLEEFLMKLNQRSEKQNEILESLYEVHGMYEKAIKQDANQFKRYQKALHSVKLDLIQEGFDDFNDDVFNRMESLKKEFSEKEESKRENLVQLNEVIDLFKESIDKVFDRVSAFTWEKYKEQNDDEEDDEANYREFEEIKKMALYFRDRSLFYLDWYELSQEETKRFRKSVDYFNELFQLDYSLGNLQTLREFKENYNENYQECLNNEELQKKLREWRSQKNQQNNNKTFNTNDTNLFETIRAVIAEQLEIDVSQVTPEAKFVKDLGADSLDIVELIMALEEKFGIEISDEQAEKIVNVGDAMRYIEKQLI from the coding sequence ATGAGCGTTAATTTTTTTAAGGGCATTTTTAATGACAATAGCAGGGCTGAAAACCACCACAATACAGAGAGTTTAAAAGAACGCTACGATTTAATCGCTCGTATTTTAAACGCTAAAATGGAAAATGAAGGGCTAGAAGAATACCAGAGCATTTTAGACAACGAGTTTTTAGAGTTCGCTAGCGGCGTGGATTCGCTCAAAGAAAAGGAAATAGCGTTACTAACGCTCCAAGAAATTAAAAAAGAATTGCAATTAGTGGCGAGCTATCCTAGTTTGTTCCAAAAAACCATCGTTGCGGTGGGGGGAGGGTTTAGCGCGGGAAAATCCACCTTTTTAAACAACTTGTTGGGCTTGAAATTAAAACTCCCTGAAGACATAGATCCCACCACAGCCATCCCCACTTATTGCTTAAAGGGTAAAAGAGAAGTTTTAATGGGGTTTTCTCAAAATGGGGGCATGGTGGAATTACCACATCTCGCTTTTGATCATCAGTTTTTAAAATCCCTTGGCTTTAATTTGAAAGAAATCATGCCTTTCATGCTTTTGAGCGCTCCTAGCGTGCCTTTTGAATTTTTATGCTTTATAGACACGCCTGGCTATAACCCCAGTAATCAAGGCTATACGGGTGGGGACAAAGAAGCCTCTAAAGAATCCCTAAAACACGCCAAACACATTCTATGGCTCGTTAGTTGCGAGCGTGGGGGCATTGAAAGCGATGATTTAGAGTTTTTGCAAGAACTATACGAAGAAGGCAAGCAGGTTTTTATCGTATTGAGTAGGGCTGATAGGCGCACCAAAAGCCAATTAGAAGTAGTCGCTAAACAAATTAAAGAGACTTTAGAGAATAATGGCATTGAATTTTTAGGGATTGGCGCTTATAGCGCTACAAGGCATCTAGAAATTAAAGAATTCAGCGAAAAAAGCAAAGTTTTTAACTCGCTTGAGGAATTTTTAATGAAGTTAAATCAAAGGAGCGAGAAACAAAACGAAATTTTAGAATCTTTATACGAGGTGCATGGGATGTATGAAAAGGCTATTAAGCAAGACGCTAACCAATTCAAACGCTACCAAAAGGCTTTGCATTCTGTTAAATTGGATTTGATACAAGAAGGCTTTGATGATTTTAATGATGATGTTTTTAATAGAATGGAATCGCTCAAAAAAGAATTTTCTGAGAAAGAAGAATCCAAAAGAGAGAATTTAGTGCAATTGAACGAAGTGATTGATTTGTTTAAAGAAAGTATTGATAAGGTTTTTGATCGCGTGAGCGCTTTCACTTGGGAAAAATACAAAGAACAAAACGACGATGAAGAGGACGATGAGGCAAACTACAGGGAATTTGAAGAAATCAAAAAAATGGCGCTGTATTTTAGGGATCGCAGTTTGTTTTACTTGGATTGGTATGAATTGAGCCAAGAAGAAACCAAAAGATTCAGAAAAAGTGTGGATTATTTTAACGAACTGTTCCAATTAGACTATTCTTTAGGAAATTTGCAAACGCTTAGGGAATTCAAAGAAAACTATAATGAAAATTATCAAGAGTGCTTAAACAATGAGGAGCTTCAAAAAAAATTGCGGGAGTGGAGGAGTCAAAAAAATCAACAAAACAACAATAAAACTTTCAATACGAATGATACGAATTTATTTGAAACTATTCGGGCAGTTATTGCTGAGCAGTTGGAAATAGATGTATCACAAGTTACGCCAGAAGCGAAATTTGTGAAGGATTTGGGTGCGGACTCTTTAGATATTGTAGAATTAATCATGGCGTTAGAAGAAAAGTTTGGCATTGAGATTTCTGATGAGCAAGCGGAAAAAATCGTCAATGTGGGCGATGCAATGAGATATATTGAGAAACAACTAATTTAA
- a CDS encoding dynamin family protein, whose translation MNAQELIKKSALIEKTLKEQGLQERARPFISENAVIKAEELEKTLKELQDTNRDLKVGIIGRVKAGKSSLLNALIFEGVEVLPKAATPMTASLTVLKYAQNLSAEVEFYSPKDIAELENEHERYVREFNRIVDEEVKKQKEKQSLSNRAREGFKSFGNKFSRNKSTEVVPKENILSDEEIVKRAERIAKNELEKDARLVSSHDQCEKIKKSGLLNTEKLDPHIQANSLQELNQKLLQFVGADGKYMPYTKAVQISLNNPNLKDLEVIDTPGVNDPIASREERTKALLKDCDVVFIISPSNQFLTDSDMSLFDRVSHKEGLQEIYFVASQADSAVLSMSEVEKSNQHLPTALENAQKSLSSQLNNIMGKLIQTYPNQREVFEKAIKNGVILTSGVCFSMHKDFENQASWERSQKTEEYHNALRNLKDSYPGAFSSDDKSKESLLFLSNMGAIEERLKKAAKEKEKIISQKSYAESQANNLHKFIVQLLQDLEEEKKRVKNADISAIKEQIVVYQNLSNEIETGFDGVYEEFILHFIKNTRDGLNETLTKAIRTAETRSREEEEEEHYIERVKQGGFLGSFKRNFLWWADDDAGYNEVERTRATIKAGAVLDYLTEMHERCESALNDSANSFKVVFKKELYAKVFSQLREIISDDLIDEMAFKRSVMAVLDRIEFKKFDYADKLPGEIRGKTGFLKGDEANAFIQSVGNYVRNFESEAKKDMKGYIQGLREALERQNFASDTLKKLEENMQNLQNQVQNKVQSIAQLDAQIKALKGIQ comes from the coding sequence ATGAACGCACAAGAACTCATTAAAAAAAGTGCTTTAATTGAAAAAACGCTAAAAGAACAAGGCTTGCAAGAAAGAGCGAGGCCTTTTATCAGCGAAAACGCTGTGATCAAAGCAGAAGAGTTAGAGAAAACGCTAAAAGAGTTGCAAGATACAAATAGGGATCTTAAAGTCGGTATCATCGGGCGCGTGAAAGCGGGCAAAAGCTCGCTTCTAAACGCTTTGATTTTTGAGGGTGTAGAGGTTTTACCCAAAGCGGCAACGCCCATGACCGCTAGCCTCACTGTTTTAAAATACGCTCAAAATCTGAGCGCTGAAGTGGAGTTTTATAGCCCAAAGGATATTGCAGAGCTTGAAAACGAACATGAAAGGTATGTAAGGGAGTTTAACAGGATTGTTGATGAAGAAGTCAAAAAACAAAAAGAAAAACAAAGTCTTTCAAACAGAGCTAGAGAGGGATTTAAGAGTTTTGGCAACAAGTTTAGCAGAAATAAAAGCACTGAAGTAGTGCCCAAAGAGAATATTTTAAGCGATGAAGAAATAGTGAAAAGGGCTGAAAGGATCGCTAAAAACGAGTTAGAAAAGGATGCGAGACTCGTTTCATCACACGATCAATGCGAAAAAATAAAAAAAAGCGGATTGCTCAACACGGAAAAATTAGATCCGCACATTCAAGCCAACAGCCTGCAAGAGCTGAATCAGAAATTGCTCCAATTCGTGGGCGCGGATGGGAAGTATATGCCCTACACTAAAGCGGTGCAAATTTCTTTGAATAACCCCAATCTTAAAGATTTGGAAGTGATTGACACCCCAGGAGTGAACGATCCGATCGCTTCCAGGGAAGAGCGCACCAAAGCCTTATTGAAAGATTGCGATGTGGTGTTTATCATAAGCCCTTCTAATCAGTTTTTAACGGATAGCGATATGAGTTTGTTTGACAGGGTTTCTCATAAAGAAGGCCTTCAAGAAATTTATTTTGTGGCAAGCCAAGCCGACAGCGCTGTTCTTTCTATGAGTGAAGTGGAAAAATCCAACCAACACCTCCCTACAGCCTTAGAAAACGCACAAAAATCCCTTTCATCTCAATTGAATAATATCATGGGAAAATTGATTCAAACCTACCCTAACCAACGAGAGGTTTTTGAAAAAGCAATCAAAAATGGCGTCATTTTGACTTCAGGGGTTTGCTTTAGCATGCATAAAGATTTTGAAAACCAAGCTTCTTGGGAAAGAAGCCAAAAAACAGAAGAGTATCACAACGCCTTACGGAATTTAAAAGATTCTTACCCTGGCGCTTTTAGTAGCGATGATAAGTCTAAAGAAAGCTTACTCTTTTTAAGCAATATGGGCGCGATTGAAGAGCGTTTAAAAAAAGCCGCCAAAGAGAAAGAAAAAATCATTTCTCAAAAAAGTTATGCAGAGAGCCAAGCGAACAACCTCCATAAATTCATAGTGCAGTTGTTGCAAGATTTGGAAGAAGAAAAAAAGAGGGTTAAAAACGCTGACATTAGCGCTATCAAAGAGCAAATAGTGGTTTATCAAAACCTCTCTAATGAGATTGAAACAGGGTTTGATGGGGTGTATGAAGAATTTATCTTGCATTTCATCAAAAACACTAGAGATGGCTTGAATGAAACCTTAACGAAAGCTATCCGAACGGCTGAAACGCGCTCTAGAGAAGAAGAGGAAGAAGAGCATTATATTGAAAGAGTGAAGCAAGGCGGTTTTTTGGGGAGCTTTAAAAGAAATTTTTTGTGGTGGGCTGATGATGATGCGGGCTATAATGAAGTAGAACGCACAAGAGCAACCATTAAAGCCGGAGCGGTGCTTGATTATTTGACAGAGATGCATGAACGCTGCGAAAGCGCTTTGAATGACAGTGCTAATTCTTTTAAAGTCGTTTTCAAAAAAGAACTCTACGCTAAAGTCTTTTCTCAATTGCGCGAAATCATCTCTGATGATTTGATTGATGAGATGGCTTTCAAAAGAAGCGTGATGGCTGTTTTAGATCGCATTGAATTTAAAAAGTTTGATTATGCCGATAAGCTTCCTGGCGAGATAAGGGGGAAAACGGGCTTTTTAAAAGGCGATGAAGCTAATGCTTTTATACAAAGCGTGGGGAATTATGTGAGGAATTTTGAATCTGAGGCTAAAAAAGATATGAAAGGCTATATCCAAGGTTTAAGAGAGGCTTTAGAAAGGCAAAACTTCGCCAGCGATACGCTTAAAAAACTTGAAGAAAACATGCAAAATTTGCAAAATCAAGTGCAAAACAAAGTGCAATCCATCGCTCAATTAGATGCACAAATCAAGGCTTTAAAGGGGATTCAATGA
- a CDS encoding dynamin-like GTPase family protein, giving the protein MILRAQINFMEFLEQVLEVLKEVEIDKTECSTLLASIQKQQLVIPVVGNFSAGKSTLLNRFLGSSVLPTGITPETSLATELHYSANERIEAFSSNDEKTESFELNEQSFEAIKDNATKYSYLKVYLNNEALKDSTPLVFVDMPGFDSPISSHTHAILEYLERGVHFVILTSVEEGNLTKRMVRELKNLLEFDKGLSFILSKTNLRTPSQVGEISRYIQEQIQDHLDLTTHLIYSNKDNNALLEVADKIDAEKLFSALYLKRLKFLNSQLQNSLKSVMESFDYSKEKALEEIQSLDLGVKDIEKTYEKLRANLEEEYSSVAVGSVVKKVIEEVREQKSYLASLINKPNEFNSEIESIMQQSLIKNAKLEIEKINLSFSKDFCTEFASLNNTQLSSGFSVNLEHSLELGINALSVILAKNPVTRPFALILQGLKPLLKELLALLPNIIASFFRNEEKERAKLENLIEAKVIPEVQYNLKKVLPGLFNECLENSLKGLKDRCELEITHKKQEIALAQKEKEKHLNDLEAQKQALENKINALSDLEQQYLKD; this is encoded by the coding sequence ATGATTTTACGCGCACAGATAAATTTTATGGAGTTTTTAGAACAGGTTTTAGAAGTTTTAAAAGAAGTGGAGATCGATAAAACAGAATGCTCTACTCTTTTAGCAAGCATTCAAAAACAACAGCTAGTGATACCCGTTGTGGGGAATTTTAGTGCAGGCAAAAGCACGCTATTAAACCGCTTTTTAGGCAGTAGCGTTTTGCCTACCGGTATCACACCAGAGACTTCTTTAGCCACTGAGTTGCACTATAGCGCTAACGAACGCATAGAGGCTTTTTCAAGTAATGATGAAAAAACAGAGAGTTTTGAACTGAATGAGCAAAGTTTTGAGGCGATTAAAGACAATGCCACGAAGTATTCCTACCTTAAGGTTTATTTGAATAATGAAGCGCTAAAAGATAGCACTCCTTTGGTGTTTGTGGATATGCCCGGGTTTGATAGCCCTATTTCAAGCCACACCCATGCCATTTTGGAATATTTGGAAAGGGGCGTGCATTTTGTCATTCTCACAAGCGTAGAAGAGGGTAACCTTACTAAACGCATGGTTAGGGAATTGAAAAACCTTTTGGAGTTTGACAAAGGCCTTAGCTTTATTTTGAGTAAAACGAATTTAAGAACGCCTTCGCAAGTGGGAGAAATCTCTCGCTACATTCAAGAGCAAATCCAAGATCACCTTGATTTGACAACGCATCTTATTTATTCCAATAAAGACAATAACGCCCTTTTAGAAGTAGCGGATAAAATAGACGCTGAAAAGCTTTTTAGCGCTTTATATTTGAAACGATTGAAGTTTTTAAACTCCCAGTTACAAAATAGCCTAAAAAGCGTGATGGAAAGCTTTGATTACTCTAAAGAAAAGGCTTTAGAAGAAATACAATCTTTGGATTTGGGCGTTAAAGACATTGAAAAAACCTATGAAAAATTAAGGGCTAATTTAGAAGAAGAATATTCTAGCGTGGCTGTGGGATCTGTGGTTAAAAAAGTCATAGAAGAGGTCAGGGAGCAAAAATCCTATTTAGCCTCTTTAATCAACAAACCTAACGAGTTCAATAGCGAAATAGAAAGCATCATGCAACAAAGCTTGATCAAAAACGCTAAATTAGAGATTGAAAAGATCAACCTTTCTTTTTCAAAAGATTTTTGCACGGAATTTGCAAGCTTGAACAACACGCAGCTTTCTAGCGGCTTTTCTGTAAATTTAGAGCATAGCCTTGAATTAGGGATCAACGCTTTAAGCGTGATTTTAGCCAAGAACCCGGTTACAAGACCCTTCGCGCTGATTTTGCAAGGGTTAAAACCTCTTTTAAAAGAATTATTGGCGTTACTGCCTAATATCATCGCTTCATTCTTTAGAAACGAGGAAAAAGAGCGGGCGAAATTAGAAAATCTGATTGAAGCAAAAGTGATACCAGAGGTTCAATACAATCTTAAAAAAGTTTTACCGGGCTTGTTTAATGAATGCTTGGAAAATTCCCTAAAAGGTTTAAAAGATCGGTGCGAACTGGAAATCACGCATAAAAAACAAGAAATCGCGCTCGCTCAAAAGGAAAAAGAAAAACACCTAAACGATCTAGAAGCGCAAAAACAAGCATTAGAAAACAAGATCAACGCTTTAAGCGATCTGGAACAACAATATTTAAAGGATTAA
- a CDS encoding DUF3240 family protein has protein sequence MLALEIYIDICLKDALIDYLFEKGFDDFFYVECYKYAASSLLLSQKEQVSGRKDYAKFKLFLSEKVALPLAKDLKNQFASKEMKLFYSQTHGL, from the coding sequence ATGCTCGCTTTAGAAATTTATATTGATATTTGTTTGAAAGACGCTTTAATAGATTACTTGTTTGAAAAAGGCTTTGATGATTTTTTTTATGTGGAATGCTATAAATACGCCGCTTCTTCATTGCTCTTAAGCCAAAAAGAGCAGGTGAGCGGGCGTAAAGACTACGCTAAATTCAAGCTTTTTTTAAGCGAGAAAGTCGCTTTACCTCTAGCAAAAGATTTAAAAAATCAGTTCGCTTCTAAAGAAATGAAATTGTTTTATTCTCAAACGCATGGGTTGTAG